In Leptodactylus fuscus isolate aLepFus1 chromosome 2, aLepFus1.hap2, whole genome shotgun sequence, one genomic interval encodes:
- the RASL11A gene encoding ras-like protein family member 11A: MRLPTMSSNFLLAPIPESADYFTVRDIKMAVMGASNVGKTAMIVRFLTKRFIGDYEANTGNLYSRLVSVEGEHMSVQIQDTPGYVKVDDDVSQVADMLRCVQSAEGFLLVYSITDNRSYEYIRHLHQHIRKVNSDTKTPIIIVANKGDLLHVRQVPSEAGIQLASELGCSFVEISTSENCQDVCDVFQHLCKDISKHQSTSNGEKRRGSIIPRPKSPNMQDLKRRFKQALSPKVKTSSAVA; the protein is encoded by the exons ATGCGTCTACCGACCATGTCCAGCAACTTCTTACTTGCACCAATTCCGGAGTCTGCGGATTATTTTACTGTCCGGGATATTAAAATGGCTGTGATGGGGGCAAGCAATGTGGGCAAGACTG CAATGATCGTCCGATTCCTCACAAAGCGATTTATAGGAGACTATGAAGCTAATACCG GAAACCTGTACTCCCGACTCGTGAGTGTGGAAGGAGAACATATGTCCGTGCAGATCCAGGACACCCCAGGCTATGTCAAG GTGGACGATGATGTGTCCCAAGTGGCAGATATGTTGCGGTGCGTGCAGTCAGCAGAAGGCTTCCTCCTTGTATACTCCATCACTGACAACAGGAGCTATGAGTATATCCGTCACCTTCACCAGCACATCCGCAAAGTTAATTCAGACACTAAGACGCCCATCATCATAGTGGCCAATAAAGGGGACCTTCTCCACGTGAGGCAGGTGCCCTCAGAAGCGGGCATTCAGCTCGCCAGTGAACTGGGATGCTCATTTGTGGAAATTTCCACCAGCGAGAACTGTCAGGACGTTTGTGACGTGTTCCAGCACCTCTGCAAAGACATCAGCAAGCACCAGTCCACCAGCAACGGAGAGAAACGGCGAGGATCCATTATCCCCCGGCCAAAGTCGCCAAACATGCAAGACTTAAAGAGACGCTTCAAACAGGCGCTGTCGCCGAAAGTCAAGACTTCCTCAGCCGTGGCATAG